A stretch of DNA from Sandaracinaceae bacterium:
CCTTCCCGGCGGCTGGCTTCATCCACGTCGCCGCGACCACGGTGGAGTCGATGGGGGCGACCCCCGCGCCCGCACCGGTGCGCGTGCAGGTCATCAACACCGGCGCGGTCGCTCGGCCTGGCACGGCCGAGGTGTCCTTCGACGCGTTCGGCGAGCCAAGGTTGCCCGGCGGTGATCGCGAGCACGTCGAGTTCCCCCTCGATGGAGACGCCACCATGCGCGTCGCCGCCGGGACGTACCGTGTCGTCGTGTCCCGTGGCTACGAGTACGAGATCTTCGACGACGCCGCGGTCGTCGTCACGGCCGACAACACCACCGAGCTCATGCCCTCGCTGGTGCGCAGCGTGAGCTCCACCAACATGCTCTGCGCCGACTTCCACATCCACACCTCGCGCTCACCAGACGCGGGCGACACCGGGGACGACAAGCTGCGCTACGCCCTCGGGGACGGGCTCGAGATCCCGGTGCGCACGGACCACGAGTTCGTCGCGACGTTCGAGCCCAACCTCGCGCGGCTCGGCGTGGACAACTGGGCGTTCGGCGTGAGCGCCCTCGAGTTCACCACGTTCGACTACGGGCACTTCGGTGTCTTCCCGCTGGAGGCGGACCCCACCCGCCCGAATGGCGGCGCCTTCCAGTGGCGCGACCTGTCCGACGAGGGCGCTGCGGGACTGGCGCGCTTGCGTCCGGCGCCCGAGGTGTTCGAGGAGATCGCGGCCCGGCCGAGCTCGCCCGCGCTGATCATCTTCCACCCGCGCGGCCTGGGCGTCCCCGGCGCATACTTCACGGCCTCTGGCTATGACCCCGACACCGGCGTGGCGACCAACACCGAGCTGTGGGACGAGGACGCCTTCAGCGTGGTCGAGACGTTCAACGATTCGTCCTTCGCCGAGAACTTCGACTCCACCGTGGAGGACTGGTTCAGCTTCCTCAACCGCGGCAAGCACGTGGCCTCGGTGGGTGACTCGGACAGCCACGACGTGATGGCGGGCTCTCCCGTCGGCTACCCACGCACCTGCGTCATCGCGAACGCGGACGACCCCGATGTGTTCCGGAGCAGCCTCGACGCCAGCGACCTGCGCGACCTCGTGCTGGGAGGGCGCATGGTCGTGAGCGGAGGCGTCTTGCTTACGGCGACGACCGACACCGGCGAGGGCCCCGGCCAAGAGGTCAACGGCGCCAGCGCCACGGAGAGCATCCATGTGACCGTGCAAGCGCCGACGTGGATCGACGTCACGACGCTCGAGGTGTACGTCAACGGTGTCCTCGACGGGACCGTGGCGGTGCCCACCACCGGCAACGCGCTGCGTCTCGAGATGGACGTCGCCGTCAACATCCCCGCGGGCGCCAGCTACGTCGTCTTCCATGCGCGCGGGGACGTGGACGGCACGGGTGCGGAGACCTCCACCCTCGCGCCAGTGCATCCCAACCGAGCCCCGTTCGGCGTGACGAACCCCATCTACTTCCAGCGCTGAAGGCCAAGCGAGGGTCTTGCGGAAGTGCTTATCGAAGCGCGTCCGCGAGCGCCCTGGCGCACTGGACGTGACACGCGCAGCTGTGCGTGGGGGAGGTTCGTCGGTCCGTATGGCGGTCCCAGGGGCCTCGTCCGTTCAAGCAGCGATGCGCGCGTAGTCGGGGAGGGCGGGAGCGGGCTCGGTCAGGGAGTGGCGCAGCACCATGAGCGCCATGATCATCGTCCCCACGGCGGCGTACTGGGCCGGCGTGAGTCCGGCGTAGCGAGCATCACCGCCCGGGAGCGCGGCGTCGATGCGCAGGAAGTCGAGAAGGAAGCGGTACGGGGCGTACAGCGTGGGAACCAGGGCCACGTAGAATCCGGGCGTGCGCTTGCGCTGTACGAGCACGAGCAGGAGGGCCATCACCGCGGCGCTCCAGATGACCTCGTACAAGCCGAGGTCGTGCCGCGTGTAGGGCGTGCCGTCCCACTCGCGGATGCCCAAGAAGAAGTTGGTCACGCTGCCGGGGTGGTCGTGTGCCACCGCGCAGCCCGAGCGACCGAAGACCCACCCGAAGGGCGCGGCGAAGGCCGTGGCGTCGCCCAGCTCGAGCAAGGGGAGCTGGCGGCGTCGGCGCCACACGAACGAGCCGATGACCCCGCCGAGGAAGCCGCCATACGAGGAGATACCGCTGTACAAGCGCGCTGCGTGTCGCGGGTTCTCGAGGACCTGGAGGATGCGGTCGGGGTAGTAGAAGAGGGTGTTGAACACCGACGCTCCCACGAAGCCGAAGAACAGCATGTGCACCGTCAGGTCGCCGATGACCGCCGGGCTCAGCCTGTTCTTCCGCGCGTACCAATCGGCCGCGCGCACCGATGCGAGCGCTCCCGCCATGACCAACAACGCGAACGGGTGCATGGGGATGCCCTGCTCCATGCCGGGGATGGGCACAGGGGTGGGAAAGAGAAACGCGGAGGCTTTGAACCAGGGAAGCACGCCGGGACGGTAGCAGCCCGGGCCGCGCCCCGCGACATCGCCGGTCGCCGGAGCGCTCCCTGAAGCCGAACGACGACACCGACCACCGCAACCACTTCCGCGTGAGTCTGGGAGGCTCGTTCGTCGAGGGCTGCGATGGCCTGCCTCTCGAAGACGAGGTGCACCCGGGCGGCGCACGCCACGATCGCCAAGCCGTGGTCGGCGCGGGCCCGCTCGTCCGGGGGCGGACGTTGACACCGGCAATACCGGTGGTATTCGAGCGTCCCCGCTGCGGTGGACGCACCGGAACGCACACTCCGAGGACCGAGACATGACCGAGATCGCCTTTGTAAACGCCCGAGAGATCCTGGACTCGCGTGGGAACCCAACGCTGGAGGTGGAGGTCGGTCTCGCGGGCGGCGCCGTGGGTCGCGCGGCGGTGCCCTCGGGGGCTTCCACGGGTGAGCACGAGGCCCTCGAGCTGCGCGACGGCGACAAGGGTCGCTACTTCGGCAAGGGAGTGCTCAAGGCTGTGGACAACGTGGTCACCCAGCTCGGCCCCGAGGTGGTGGGGATCGACGCGCTCGACCAGCTCGCCGTGGACCAGGCCCTGCTCGAGCTCGACGGGACACCCACGAAGAGCAAGCTGGGCGCAAACGCGATCCTCGGCGTGTCGATGGCCACGGCGCGCGCGGCGGCGGACGCCCTCGGCCTGCCCCTCTGGCGCTACCTCGGTGGCGCGCAGGCGCGCGTGCTGCCCGCGCCCATGATGAACATCATCAACGGCGGCGCGCACGCGGACAACGGGCTCGAGATTCAGGAGTTCATGATCTACCCCGTCGGCTTCGACAGCTTCGGGGAGGCGCTGCGGGCTGGCGCCGAGACCTTCCACACGCTCAAGAAGCTGCTGAGCGAGGCCGGCGAGGCCACCAGCGTGGGCGACGAGGGCGGCTTCGCGCCGCGGCTCAAGACCAACGAGGAGGCCCTGTCGTTCGTGGCGAAGGCCATCGAGCAGGCCGGCTACCGCCTCGGTGAGCAGGTCGCCATCGCGCTCGACTGCGCGGCCAGCGAGTTCCACAAGGACGGCGTCTACACCTTCGACGGCAAGCAGGTGGACGCCGGCAAGTTGGTGGAGATCTACGCCCAGTACTGCGAGAAGTACCCCATCCTCAGCATCGAGGACGGCATGGACGAGGACGACTGGGGTGGCTGGAAGGCGCTCACGGAGCGCCTCGGCAAGCGCACGCAGCTGGTGGGTGACGACCTCTTCGTGACCAACGTCGAGCGCGTCCAGAAGGGCATCGACCAGGGCGTGGCCAACGCCATCCTGATCAAGGTCAACCAGATCGGCTCCATCAGCGAGACGCTCAGCACGATCCGCCTCGGCGCGCTGCACGGCTACTCCAGCATTATCTCGCACCGCAGCGGCGAGACCGAGGACACGTTCATCGCGGACCTCGCGGTCGCGACCGGCGCGGGCCAGATCAAGACCGGCTCGGCCTCGCGTTCGGAGCGCATCGCCAAGTACAACCAGCTGCTGCGCATCGAGGAGCAGCTGGGCGAGGGCGCGATCTACGCCGGGCGCTCCACGATCGTCGGCGCGCGCTGACCGCGCCCGGGCGCGGTCCGTGGTCATTCGCGCTGCGGAACGGGGCCCCCTCGAGGGTCCGGGCCATCGCTCGGCGTGCTCGGCTGCGCCTCCCGGGTCGCGTCCATGTCCGGCGGCAACCAGAGTCGGAGATGTGTCGTCCAGACCCCGGCCCCAGGTCGTCTCGGGAAGTGGAGCACCTCACCGCCCAGCATCGACGCCCAGAAGCGCGCGTTGTCGAGCCCGCCCGTGGACCCCCTGAAGGCCGCATCACTCAAGCCCGAACCGTCGTCCCGGACGTCCAGCGCGAGTCCCTCTTCGAACGTCAGCGTGGCGAGGACTCGTTGCGCACCCCCGTGGACCACGGCGTTGCGCGTCAACTCGCGGGCGACGCGGAGCGTCGCCAACCACGCGGCGGGGGAAACCAGCGCACCACGGCCGTCGGGCCCATGGTCCACCTGAACGTCGAATCCCACGGGCATGATGCCGAAGCACTTTTCGCGGAGCATCCCCGCGAGCTCCTCGCGCGTGACGGGGCGCTCCGCTCCGCTCATCCCGAACACCGCGCGCTCCAGGTCGCTCAGCGCCTGCGTGACATGCGTCAGGAGCGCCGCGCTGCCCTCCGACTCCTCGATCTCGTCGAGCTGCTCGAGGAGCTGGCGCAGGTTGGCGCCCACGGTGGCCCCGAGCGTCTCGTCGAGCCTTCGTCGACCCTCGGAGGCCACGGCGCGAGCTGTCCGTGCGCGCGCGACGTTCGCCTCCGCCTCCAGACGCAGCTCGCGCATGACACGGAGGCCCGTCCACCTCGCGATCACCACAAACCCCGCCCACGCCACCGCCGTGAACATGGCGGCACCGTAGCGTTCCGTCCCCACGAACCCCACCGCGAGGAGACCGTGAAGCACCGTCGCCTCGACCAACGTCTGCTGGAGGCGATTGGGTCGCAGGCGCGCGCGAAAGATCGCCGTGAGCGGCTGCGCGCACCACGCGATCGAGAAGCCCGTCTCGGAGAAGAAGATCAGGGCCAAGATGAACCCATCGAGGGAGAGCGACTCGATCTCACGCAGCGGGCGATACAGCGTCCCCGAGGGCCCACGTGTGCGGTAGTAGAGGAACGAGGCCGTCCAGAAGAGCAGTGCCGGCCCGACACAGGCGAGGGCGAACGCCGGCTCGATGCCGCCGAGAACTGAGCCACCGCCTCGAAACAGTGGCACACACGCGAGCCCGAGGTTGGAGACGAATGTCCCGACGAAGGTGCCCCATGAACGGCGCGCGTCGTCCTGAGCCAGCTCGAACGCCGTCGCGATCCGTGTGAACTCGGCCTCGTCGGCCAGGTGCGCGTCGATGCGGTCAGCCGTAGTCACGCGCATGCTCTTGTATCACACTGGAGGCCGTGACCCCCTCGTTCCGGTCCCCGGTCCCGGTGATCCTGGTGGAAGACCATGCGCCTACCCGTCGCGCCATCGAGAGGACGCTGCGGGACTCTCCGGACCGCGTCGAGTTCGTCGCTGCGTTCCCGAGCGGCGAGGAGCTCCGGGCGTTCGACGCCGAACTGGACTGCGTGGTGGCCCTGGTGGACCTCCGCCTGTCCGGGATGAGCGGCGCGCGTGTGATCGCGTGGCTCACCGCGACGCACCCCCGCGCGCGGGCGATTGCGCTCACGGTCCAGCGAGACGAGCAGGCGGTCCTCGAGGCCGTCCGGGCCGGGGCGCTCGGGTACATGCTGAAGGACGAGCCGACGGAGCGGCTGCTGGTCGCGATCGAGGATGCCGCCGCGGGCCGCCATCCCTTCTCCAGCCACGTCGCGGGGGCGCTCCTCCGCTCGCTCGAGCCACAACCCGCGCGCGTGCTGACGTCTCGCGAGCTGGACCTCGTCGCGGCGCTGGCCCGTGGCGAGTCCTACGCTCAGTGCGCCGAGAGTCTCGGCATCAGGCTCGGCACCGTGCAGTCGCACGTGAAGAACGTGTACGGGAAGCTGGGCGTCAATTCTCGAAGCGAGCTGCGCGAGTGGGCACGGCGACACTTGAAGTAGACATCGCGCGCCGTCATCACGCCGCTGAGACGGCGCGGGCGCGCAGTGGGATCCGCAACGCGACGGTGACCATCGTGTGCGCGCTGGTCGCCATCGCCTCGGATGTCCAGCCGTCGATCTTGAATGTGACCCGCGACGACGCCCTACCGCTCGTGCTCGGAGTGCTGGGCGCGACGGCGATCACCCAAGCCGTCTACATGTGGCGAGGGGCCGCGTCGCTCGCCTTCCGGCTCTTGTGGGGCTTCGAGGGGCTGGTGCAGATGGGCGCGCTGGCCACCCTCATCGAGCGCTCCGGGTCTGCCGCCTCCCCGCTCTGGGCCGTCGCGATGGCCTGGTCGGTTCGATGGACGCCCGCCGTCATCGGGTCGCTCTCCCTCGGGATGCTCCAGGCGGTGCCGGTTCTCGGCGGGCTCGTTGGTGTGTACGCGTCTCGGGGGGACTGGGCGAGCGTGATCGTCACCGCCAGCGTGCTCACGACCATGCTCAGCATGCTGCACGCGAGCACCACCTCGTCGACGCGGATCCTGCGCCTGACCGTCGAGCGAACGAGCGCTGCCCGTCAGCTCGCTGCCGACGCGCTCCGGCGGGAGCGCGACCTCCTGGCCAGGGAGCTCCACGACGACGTCTGCGCCAACGTCGTCGCGTTGATTCTCGAGCTGCGACGGCGCGAGTCACAGGGCGATCGCGAGCTCGCAGCGCAGCTCGGCCAGCGCGCGCGCCACATCTTGGATGCCCTGCGTGCGTCCATTCGGTGGCTTCGCATGGACGACGGTGGGTTCGCGGAGCTCCAGCGTGCGCTGGAGGCGGACGCAACGCCGGGCGACGTGGGCAGAGCCACGGAATAGGCGGTCGTCGGGCCGCCACGCGACGCCCGTGAGGCGCCGTGGGAATCGGGGGCCATCCCTCGGCCCGCCGGATAGTGGACGGGCACATGGGGGAAACATGGGATACCGGCGCGTGCAGGCGGACGGCACTATTCAATCCATGTTGAACGTTGTCCGGGTCGGTCGTCGTGCGTGGCTCGCCGTGGTCGCGAGCCTTCTTCTTTGTGCGCCTGGCTGTGGCAGTGACGGGAGGCAAACGCCTCTTGGGGATGCTGGCGTGCCCGACGCCGACCGCGTGCCTCCTCCATTGATTCTGATCGATGACCCCATCGAACAGGGAGATGCCGTGGGTCTCGAGGATATGGACTATCCAGAGCCCTTGGGGGCCATGCCAGCGGCCACGCCGGTCATGCCCGTGGACTCCGAGGTGGCCATGGTAGGCCCGGAGGGGGCGATGCTCGCGCTCGACCGCTTCGAGTTCCTGGTCCCCGCCGGCGCAGTCGACGAGATGTCGGAGATAGCGATCTACCAGTTCGACATGGACATCCCGGAGGAGTTCGGAGTCCTGTCACCCGTGTACCGCTGCGACGCGGAGGGCATCACGTTCGACCCGCCCATCGAAGTGACCTTCACGCTGGACGCTGTTCCCGAAGGGGAGCTCGCCGTGCTGTGGATGACCGACGGGATGGAGCCCGAGCTGCGCCCGGTGCACGTCGATGGGAACCGGGTCACCGTGTTGTCCACGCACTGCAGCAAGATGGCACTCGCCGGGGCCGTCATCGCCGCGGGAGGGGCTGGGTTGCAGCTCTACGAGCAACTCAACTCCACCGACGAGCCGTGCGCAGAAGGATGGAGCGTCGTGGGACCCGACCAGTGCTGTCCGAGCGGGTCCCAGCCGCTGGACGGGACCTGCTACAACTGCCCGGGGGACATGATCGTGGGCTATGCGCCCGTAGGCGCCGACACGCTGACGCTCTGCTATCCGAGACCAGTCGACTCGATCGCGGAGTGCGGCAAGTTCTGTCGCTTCGAGAACACAACTCAGTTTCGGGGCGCCCTCTGCTGCAACGAAGGGTGGACCTGCCCCGCGGCGGGCTCGTACACCTGCACGCGCGCGTCGAGCTGCAGCGGCATCGTGCGGAGCGGGTGTGGCGGCTCGTACTGCCTGCCCGATGACACCTGGGACCTCGACTGCTCGACGACGCCACCACGGCTCATGGACCTCGACCCCTGTGCGCCGGGAGGCGTGCCCGTCTGCGACCCCCTCACGACGTGTACACAGACGGGCTACCACCCGGGCGACTACACATGCGGCTCTTGTCCTCGCGGGTACAGCGGAACCGGAGCCTCGGGCTGCGTCGCGAACGATCGGTGCGTGCCCGAGCTCTGCACGAACTACGAGCAGTGCCGCCCCGAGACCCAGTTGTGCGTCGGTTTCCTGTGTGTGCCCACGGGCGCGTACAGCTGCACGTGCATCTGGCCGCTCAACGCTCAGGGCGAGTGCGTCAACCCGTTTTCGTGCTCACCTGGCGCCTGCGGCGAGGGCGCGACGTGCACTCCGAACATGCCGTACACCCGTGGCGACGAAGCCATGGCAGGCTTCTCGTGGGAGGAGCAGACGTGCGCCTGTCCGCCCGGAATGACTGGTGACCCACGCCGTGCGTGCACGGCGTCTGACCCGTGCGCCACGAACAACGGCGGGTGCGATGCGCTCAGGACCTGCACGAACAACGCTGGTGTCGCGGCCTGTGGCGTGTGCCCCCTGGGCTACGTCGCGCCGGACTCGACCCGCTGCGTGGACGTGAACGAGTGCGCGACGAGCAACGGCGGCTGTGACGTGCTGACGACGTGCACCAACACGGTGGGCGGACGCACGTGCGGCGCGTGCCCGGTGGGCTACAGCGGCGCGGGCGCGACCGGGTGTACGGACGTGAACGAGTGTGCGACGAGCAACGGTGGCTGTGACGCGCTGACGACGTGCACCAACACGGCGGGCGGCCGCACCTGCAGCGCCTGTCCCTCGGGGTACGCCGGCAGTGGCGAGACGGGTTGCACCGATGTCGATGAGTGCGCGACGAGCAACGGCGGCTGCGACCCCGTGGCGCCATGCGTCAACACGGCGGGCGGCCGCACGTGCGGCGCCTGTCCCTCGGGGTACACGGGCACCGGCGAGACGGGCTGCATCGACGTCGACGAGTGCGCGACGAACAACGGCGGCTGCGATGTGTTGACGACCTGCACGAACACCCCGGGGGGACGCACGTGCAGCGACTGTCCACCCGGGCACTTCGGCAACGGCGCGACGGGCTGCACCGACATCGACGAGTGCGCGACGAACAACGGCGGCTGTGACCTGCTCACCACCTGCACCAACGCACCGGGGGGGCGCGTGTGCAGCGCGTGTCCGACCGGGTACTCCGGCAGCGGGGAGACCGGGTGCAGCGACGTCGACGAGTGCGCGACCAACAACGGTGGTTGTGACCCGCTCACCGCCTGCACCAACACGGTCGGGAGCCGCACCTGTGGCGCATGCCCAGGGGGCTATTCCGGCGACGGCGCCACGGGCTGCGTAGACATCGACGAGTGCGCGACCAACAACGGTGGCTGCGGCGCGCTGCGTGACTGCATCAACTCGACGGGCAGCAGCAGCTGCACAGCGTGTCCGAACGGCACGTCCGATGACGGGATGGGGGGATGCACGATCAACCAGTCGACGCGCATGTTCGTCACGAGCGGCACCTACCAGGCCAACCTCGGCGGTGTGGATGGCGCGGACGCGAGATGCCAGGCGTCGGCCACGGCCGCGAGCCTCCCCGGGACCTGGCGCGCGTGGATCTCGGATCAACTGGGCAACTCACCGGCGGCGAACCTCCTGCACTACGACCACCCCTATCTTCGCGTCGATGGCCAGGTGATCGCGCGGAGCTGGACCGACCTGACCGACGGGACGATTCGCGCGCCGATCAACATCACCGAGGACGGCATGTTGGCGACAGGGCAGCTCCTGGTCACGAGCGGCACGAACGCCGACGGGACCATGGCGACCGTCCCGTTCGGTCAGCTCTGCGGCAACTGGACCAACACCAGCCACGGGGAGATCGGCGTCGCGGGCGGGACCAACAACGTCGACGTCTCGTGGTCGAACCTGGGCACGTACTTCTGCGATCGGGAGGGCTTCCGCCTGTATTGCGTGGAGTACTCCGACCCGTGCGAGACGGACAACGGCGGCTGCGACGTGCTCACGACGTGTACCAACACGCTCGCTGGCGCGGTCTGCGGCGCGTGCCCGTCGGGCTATGCGGGAGACGGGCTGATGGGTTGCGTCGACATCGACGAGTGCGCGGCGAACGCCTGTGGCGCGCTGCGTGACTGCACCAACAGCCCCGGTAGCTTCTCGTGCACGCCATGCCCCAACGGCACGTCGGACGATGGCATGGGCGGGTGCACCATCAACCAGTCGACGCGTGTGTTCGTCACGAGCGGCACCTACCAGGCGAACCTCGGCGGCGTCGCCGGCGCCGATGCCATTTGCCAGAGCTCGGCGATGGCCCAGGGCCTCGGCGGCAGCTGGAGCGCGTGGCTCTCCGACCAGCTCGGGAACTCTCCGTCGGTGAACTTCACCCACCACGACCATCCCTACGTCCGCGTGGACGGCCAGGTGGTCGCGCGGAGCTGGACCGATCTGACCAGTGGGGGCATCCGCGCCCGTATCGACGTCATGGAGAATGGCGCGCAGGCCACGGGGCAGTTCCTGGTGACGAGCGGCACGAACGCCGACGGGACCATGGCGACCGTCCCGTTCGGTCAGCTGTGCGGCAACTGGACCAACACCAGCAGCGGGGAGATCGGCGTCGCGGGCGGGATGACCAGCGTCGACGTGTCCTGGTCGAACCTCGGTACGTACTTCTGCAATCGCGAGGGCTTCCGGCTCTACTGCTTCGAGGACTGACGCCCGTGCGACCGCCGGGCGATGCGCTTCGCGGAGGGCATCAGCTCCAGCGGAAGCCCTCCATCGTCTGCGCGCTGTCGTACTTGGGTGCGAAGCCGGTGGCCTGCTTGAACGGGTCGGCGTTGACCACGATGGGGTACTTGATGTGCGCCACGGCGTCGCCGGGCAGGTAGCTGAGCCCCACGCGCTTCAGCAGGCGGCCGTACAGGGGCTCGGGCACCAGCACACTGCGGCGCCCGGTGGCCCGGCACAGCACGCTGAGTGGCACGGGCGGAGGCCCGGCCACGTTGTACACGCCACGCAGCTTCTTCTCGATGGCGAGGATGATGGCCTCCTCGGCGTCGAACTCGTGCATGAACTGGAACAGGGGGTCGAAGCCCATCACCAGCGCCACGCGATCCTCGCCGAGGAAGTTCGCGAGCGTGCCGCGCTGGCTGGGGCCGAGGAAGTAGCACAGGCGCAGCACCGCGGTGTTGAGCTTGGGCCAGCGCCAGAGCGCGCTGCCGGCGTACAGGTCCGCGGCGACGAGGTCCGCGAGCTCACGGAAGGATGCGCCCCCCAGCGGCGGCTCGTCCTCCGTGTGGTACAGGGGCGAGTCGGCCGTGGCGCCGTACACCGTGTGGCGTCCGACGAAGATGGCCTGCTTGACGCCGTACTCGTGGCAGTGCTCGAACAGCCGCCGCGTGCCGCCGAGGTTGATGCGGTAGCGCTCGTCGAAGCCGGTGGTGAAGTGCGTGACGGTCGCCATGTGCACGAGCACGTCCGGGCGCGCGGTGCGGAACACGTCCTCGGCGGGGCGCTTGCGGATGTCGGCCGTGTGCATCTCGATGCCGGGCGGCGCGTCGGGCCACGGGCGGCGGTCGATGCCGTGCACGAGGTGGCCCCGCTGCACGAGCCGCTGCGCGACTCCGCGGGCCAGTGTCCCGCTGATGCCGGTGATGAGGATGGTCAGCGGCTTGCTGGAGATGGCGGGTCGGTCCTTCGCGTTGCGGCCAGCGGCGCGCACCGGAGCCCCCGACGTCTCGGCGTTCGCCTCGGTCACGGGCTTGGAACCTGGCGCAGTCTTGGGCGCGGACTTGAGGCCGCTCGACGTCGAAGCCCGCGGCCGCGGCGTGGCCTTGGGCGCCTTTCGCGCCGAGGGCTTCGGTGGTCGCGCGGAGTCCTTCGTGCCCACACCCGCCGAGCTGGCCGGGGCGCTCGAGGAGGGCTCGGGCGGCTGGCTCTTCGTACTTGGGGAGGGCGCCGTGGAGGTGCGCTCGGCGCGGCCGACGGGCTTCTTGCGGGGGCGCTTCTTTGGGGGTTTCGCGGAGTCGGTCATCGCTTGAGCTCGGGCCGGGTGGGGTCGTAGGGGCTGTCGACGCGCTGACGAGTGAACGCGGCTGGGCGCGCGGCAAGCCCCTTTTGGATGAGGTCCGCGATGGCGTCGCGGACGCGGTCGACGTAGCCCTGGATGACTTCGTCTGTCTCGGACCCGTCGCCCTCGAAGTGG
This window harbors:
- a CDS encoding prolipoprotein diacylglyceryl transferase; the protein is MLPWFKASAFLFPTPVPIPGMEQGIPMHPFALLVMAGALASVRAADWYARKNRLSPAVIGDLTVHMLFFGFVGASVFNTLFYYPDRILQVLENPRHAARLYSGISSYGGFLGGVIGSFVWRRRRQLPLLELGDATAFAAPFGWVFGRSGCAVAHDHPGSVTNFFLGIREWDGTPYTRHDLGLYEVIWSAAVMALLLVLVQRKRTPGFYVALVPTLYAPYRFLLDFLRIDAALPGGDARYAGLTPAQYAAVGTMIMALMVLRHSLTEPAPALPDYARIAA
- a CDS encoding SDR family oxidoreductase; the protein is MTILITGISGTLARGVAQRLVQRGHLVHGIDRRPWPDAPPGIEMHTADIRKRPAEDVFRTARPDVLVHMATVTHFTTGFDERYRINLGGTRRLFEHCHEYGVKQAIFVGRHTVYGATADSPLYHTEDEPPLGGASFRELADLVAADLYAGSALWRWPKLNTAVLRLCYFLGPSQRGTLANFLGEDRVALVMGFDPLFQFMHEFDAEEAIILAIEKKLRGVYNVAGPPPVPLSVLCRATGRRSVLVPEPLYGRLLKRVGLSYLPGDAVAHIKYPIVVNADPFKQATGFAPKYDSAQTMEGFRWS
- a CDS encoding carboxypeptidase regulatory-like domain-containing protein, with the translated sequence MTRYAYRAVMLALLGGLLPACGGSDGPVDPLAVPAGRAYAGVLTAEDLPADPGGLAVYQPGDFALTNEHIAVIIEDVGESDLYNPWGGGIIGLGALEEAAIARPADYNELIFSLGRFTVKADSVEVLSNGRGGGPAVIRVTGVMRPIPFIDSIGRTLFRSDYSELTVAVDYELQPGAEHIDVFFDINNPTDAEISFVKQGILAMQTKRMPLYAPGDGFEVGGTAQPFLAYIDPDATSYALSFPGTTITSLLEISGVNVLAGADLTLPAQTNTRIHMARVHVGGPGLDELREAYARSEGLTTRAITGRVLEADGSPAEGARVHAIDAAGEAYITRASTDATGAYTLHVPSDAAVQLHAYRRGDGLAPVVNVAAGAGTANDLTFPAAGFIHVAATTVESMGATPAPAPVRVQVINTGAVARPGTAEVSFDAFGEPRLPGGDREHVEFPLDGDATMRVAAGTYRVVVSRGYEYEIFDDAAVVVTADNTTELMPSLVRSVSSTNMLCADFHIHTSRSPDAGDTGDDKLRYALGDGLEIPVRTDHEFVATFEPNLARLGVDNWAFGVSALEFTTFDYGHFGVFPLEADPTRPNGGAFQWRDLSDEGAAGLARLRPAPEVFEEIAARPSSPALIIFHPRGLGVPGAYFTASGYDPDTGVATNTELWDEDAFSVVETFNDSSFAENFDSTVEDWFSFLNRGKHVASVGDSDSHDVMAGSPVGYPRTCVIANADDPDVFRSSLDASDLRDLVLGGRMVVSGGVLLTATTDTGEGPGQEVNGASATESIHVTVQAPTWIDVTTLEVYVNGVLDGTVAVPTTGNALRLEMDVAVNIPAGASYVVFHARGDVDGTGAETSTLAPVHPNRAPFGVTNPIYFQR
- a CDS encoding response regulator transcription factor, giving the protein MTPSFRSPVPVILVEDHAPTRRAIERTLRDSPDRVEFVAAFPSGEELRAFDAELDCVVALVDLRLSGMSGARVIAWLTATHPRARAIALTVQRDEQAVLEAVRAGALGYMLKDEPTERLLVAIEDAAAGRHPFSSHVAGALLRSLEPQPARVLTSRELDLVAALARGESYAQCAESLGIRLGTVQSHVKNVYGKLGVNSRSELREWARRHLK
- the eno gene encoding phosphopyruvate hydratase, translating into MTEIAFVNAREILDSRGNPTLEVEVGLAGGAVGRAAVPSGASTGEHEALELRDGDKGRYFGKGVLKAVDNVVTQLGPEVVGIDALDQLAVDQALLELDGTPTKSKLGANAILGVSMATARAAADALGLPLWRYLGGAQARVLPAPMMNIINGGAHADNGLEIQEFMIYPVGFDSFGEALRAGAETFHTLKKLLSEAGEATSVGDEGGFAPRLKTNEEALSFVAKAIEQAGYRLGEQVAIALDCAASEFHKDGVYTFDGKQVDAGKLVEIYAQYCEKYPILSIEDGMDEDDWGGWKALTERLGKRTQLVGDDLFVTNVERVQKGIDQGVANAILIKVNQIGSISETLSTIRLGALHGYSSIISHRSGETEDTFIADLAVATGAGQIKTGSASRSERIAKYNQLLRIEEQLGEGAIYAGRSTIVGAR